One stretch of Flavobacteriales bacterium DNA includes these proteins:
- a CDS encoding FKBP-type peptidyl-prolyl cis-trans isomerase codes for MTTASGLKYIIWKHGNGEAAEKGDNVSVHYAGRLLDGSPFDNSYDRGQPFTFPLGGGRVIKGWDEGIAYLHVGDSATLIIPSNLGYGSMNRPTIPANSTLIFDVQLMDVKKVVKPTPFKTEGLDTIATGTGLKYIRLNKTDGTPVTPGSTVAVHYTGYLYDGTIFDSSVSRGEPISFPIGVGRVIKGWDEGIALLKVGEKARLIIPYQLAYGEHGAGSMIPPRTNLIFDVELVSVK; via the coding sequence ATTACCACTGCTTCTGGACTGAAGTACATCATTTGGAAACATGGAAACGGGGAAGCTGCCGAGAAAGGCGATAATGTCTCTGTGCACTACGCTGGTCGATTGTTGGATGGTTCGCCATTTGATAATTCATACGACCGCGGTCAGCCGTTCACATTTCCGTTGGGAGGTGGCCGCGTTATCAAAGGTTGGGACGAAGGAATCGCCTACCTGCATGTTGGTGATTCAGCAACCTTGATCATTCCTTCGAATTTGGGATACGGTTCCATGAACCGACCGACCATTCCTGCGAATTCAACTCTGATCTTTGATGTGCAGTTGATGGATGTGAAGAAAGTGGTGAAGCCAACGCCCTTCAAAACGGAAGGTTTGGATACCATCGCAACAGGAACTGGACTGAAGTACATCCGCCTGAACAAGACTGATGGAACTCCAGTAACGCCAGGTTCAACCGTGGCCGTTCACTACACAGGCTATCTGTATGACGGAACCATTTTCGATAGCTCTGTTTCCCGTGGTGAGCCAATCAGCTTTCCGATCGGTGTGGGTCGTGTGATCAAGGGTTGGGACGAAGGCATCGCACTTCTGAAAGTGGGCGAGAAAGCCCGTTTGATTATTCCTTACCAATTGGCTTATGGTGAGCATGGCGCAGGATCAATGATCCCACCTCGCACCAACTTGATCTTCGATGTGGAGCTAGTGAGTGTGAAATAA
- a CDS encoding twin-arginine translocation signal domain-containing protein yields MNRRNFIRNSAVAGASIGALGTLGSCNLSELGVKKLTILHTNDVHSRIDPFPTTDSKYPGLGGFARRAEMIKQIREQEKNVLLFDSGDIFQGTPYFNYFGGEVEFKLMSEMGYDAATYGNHDFDNGIEGLMKQLPHAKFPFINSNYELSDTPLSETTLRNKVIELDGIRVGVFGLGIELEGLVNPKLYGNVRYTDPIATANEQASYLRNEQNCDLVVCLSHLGYDYNAEKYNFDVDRMCDKHVATNSQNIDIILGGHTHTFLDQPDYVLNKDGKNVMICQVGWAGIKLGRIDLQIDVATRASKGSYIAPKVS; encoded by the coding sequence ATGAACCGCAGGAACTTCATACGCAACTCAGCTGTGGCAGGAGCTTCCATCGGAGCGCTTGGTACGCTTGGTTCGTGCAATCTTTCAGAATTGGGTGTGAAGAAACTGACCATTCTTCACACGAATGATGTGCACAGCCGAATTGACCCGTTTCCTACAACCGATAGCAAATACCCTGGCCTGGGCGGTTTCGCCCGCAGGGCGGAAATGATCAAACAGATCCGTGAGCAAGAGAAGAATGTGCTGCTTTTTGATAGTGGCGATATCTTTCAAGGAACGCCCTACTTCAATTACTTCGGTGGCGAGGTGGAATTCAAGCTGATGAGCGAGATGGGTTACGATGCCGCCACGTACGGCAACCACGATTTCGACAATGGCATTGAAGGACTGATGAAACAGCTTCCTCACGCCAAGTTCCCGTTCATCAACTCCAATTACGAACTATCTGATACGCCTCTTTCGGAAACAACACTTAGAAACAAGGTGATTGAATTGGACGGAATACGCGTGGGCGTTTTTGGTCTTGGTATCGAGTTGGAAGGTTTGGTAAACCCAAAACTTTACGGGAACGTGCGCTACACCGACCCGATCGCGACAGCAAATGAGCAGGCTTCATATCTGAGAAATGAACAGAACTGCGACCTCGTTGTGTGTCTTTCACACCTCGGTTACGACTACAATGCCGAGAAGTACAATTTTGACGTAGACCGAATGTGCGATAAACACGTAGCCACAAACAGTCAAAATATAGATATCATCCTTGGTGGACACACCCACACTTTCCTTGATCAGCCTGACTACGTGCTTAACAAAGACGGCAAAAATGTAATGATATGTCAGGTGGGTTGGGCAGGAATCAAACTGGGGAGAATAGACCTGCAGATTGATGTTGCAACACGGGCATCGAAGGGCTCTTATATTGCACCAAAAGTTTCATAA
- a CDS encoding peptidylprolyl isomerase, protein MRLEEARVRDGSGILFCFRQKRYSGQPDRESGVYGAFRGNALMLLLLVLVTVFSACDTQPDAPPVNPNKFKKPLEEANKVLLQSEAEDIDHYVKRHNWEMEETGSGLRLMIYEHGNGKPVETGKVIRYNYETSLLTGRTCYTSEERGAKEFLVGRGGVESGLEEAVLHLREGDRVKIILPSHLAFGLLGDDDCIPKKAVVVYDLEVISVLEPNK, encoded by the coding sequence ATGAGGCTGGAGGAAGCGCGCGTTAGGGATGGAAGCGGCATCCTTTTTTGCTTTCGGCAAAAAAGATATAGCGGACAGCCCGACCGCGAAAGCGGAGTTTACGGAGCTTTTCGGGGGAACGCCCTGATGTTGCTTTTACTCGTGCTGGTCACGGTTTTTTCGGCATGCGACACGCAACCTGATGCGCCACCCGTGAATCCGAACAAGTTCAAGAAGCCGCTGGAAGAGGCGAACAAGGTTCTGTTGCAGAGCGAGGCTGAAGACATTGACCATTATGTGAAACGCCATAATTGGGAGATGGAGGAAACGGGTTCGGGCCTGCGGCTGATGATCTACGAGCACGGAAATGGCAAACCTGTGGAAACGGGAAAAGTGATCCGTTACAACTATGAAACGAGCCTTTTGACGGGCAGAACGTGCTACACTTCGGAGGAGCGCGGGGCGAAGGAATTCCTTGTCGGGCGCGGTGGTGTGGAGAGCGGTTTGGAAGAGGCGGTGCTGCATCTTCGGGAAGGCGATCGGGTTAAAATAATTTTACCTTCGCACCTCGCTTTTGGCTTGCTTGGTGATGACGATTGTATCCCGAAAAAGGCTGTTGTGGTTTACGACCTCGAAGTGATCTCGGTACTCGAACCAAATAAATAG
- a CDS encoding nucleoside-diphosphate kinase, producing MATNRTFTMVKPDAVEKNYIGGILAKINGAGFRIVAMKYTRLSAEQAGKFYEVHKERPFYGELVGYMSSGPIVAAILEKDNAVADFRTLIGATDPAEAVAGTIRAEFAESKAKNAVHGSDSDENAEIEGNFFFSGVERP from the coding sequence ATGGCAACTAACAGAACATTTACAATGGTTAAGCCAGATGCAGTTGAGAAGAACTACATCGGAGGCATCTTGGCAAAGATCAACGGGGCAGGATTCCGTATCGTGGCTATGAAATACACCCGCTTGAGCGCTGAGCAGGCCGGTAAGTTTTACGAAGTACACAAGGAGCGTCCTTTCTACGGTGAGCTTGTAGGTTACATGAGCTCAGGGCCTATCGTTGCTGCCATTTTGGAGAAGGATAACGCAGTGGCCGACTTCCGTACGCTTATCGGTGCCACCGACCCTGCAGAGGCTGTAGCAGGAACCATTCGCGCTGAGTTTGCAGAAAGCAAAGCAAAGAATGCGGTACACGGTTCGGATAGCGATGAGAACGCTGAGATCGAAGGAAACTTCTTCTTCTCTGGCGTGGAGCGCCCATAG
- a CDS encoding SAM-dependent methyltransferase — protein MSTGTLYLIPVSLGETNNDKLFPNLNLRLLDELEYLVVENEKSARRFIRSTGNKRDFDGLELILLDKRTKQHEISRPIELLIQGKDVGIMSEAGCPGVADPGQILIAQAHQFNIKVVPLIGPSSILLGLMASGLNGQGFTFHGYIPIDKRERLHKLRDMDTAVAKTGHTQIFMETPYRNQHLFDDILKTCNGNHKLCVAVDITLETEQIKTLAVAEWKTQKINLHKRPCMFLLGN, from the coding sequence ATGAGCACGGGAACGCTGTATCTGATTCCCGTTTCGTTGGGCGAAACCAACAACGACAAGCTTTTCCCAAACCTGAATCTGCGACTGTTGGATGAGTTGGAATATCTGGTTGTGGAGAATGAAAAATCCGCAAGACGATTCATCCGATCCACAGGAAACAAACGCGATTTCGATGGATTGGAGTTGATCCTTCTTGATAAGCGAACCAAACAACACGAGATTTCTCGACCGATTGAATTGCTCATTCAAGGAAAGGATGTAGGCATCATGTCTGAGGCTGGTTGTCCAGGCGTTGCCGATCCAGGGCAGATACTGATCGCTCAGGCGCATCAGTTCAACATCAAGGTGGTTCCGCTCATTGGTCCTTCTTCTATCCTACTCGGCCTGATGGCCAGTGGATTGAACGGACAGGGCTTCACTTTCCACGGTTATATTCCGATTGACAAGCGCGAACGGTTACACAAACTGCGTGATATGGACACAGCCGTTGCGAAAACGGGCCACACGCAGATCTTCATGGAAACGCCTTACCGCAACCAGCACCTTTTTGACGACATCTTAAAAACCTGTAACGGCAATCACAAACTCTGTGTGGCGGTTGACATCACCTTGGAAACCGAACAGATCAAAACCTTGGCTGTTGCAGAGTGGAAAACCCAAAAGATCAATCTCCACAAACGACCTTGTATGTTTTTGTTGGGAAATTGA
- a CDS encoding peptidoglycan DD-metalloendopeptidase family protein, with product MNRLAIPSLLLLVLQILVSFNSRTDYQRLFSENPDFISDGFDFPVGPPNAKGYYNAQGFGKNDHLGDDWNGTGGGNSDLGDPIYAIANGYVVSTEENGFGWGNVIRVVHYIKEKDQLVESLYAHCDTMLVKSGTWIKRGDQIGTIGNADGAYWAHLHLEIRTTVDMDLGGGYSEETTGFTDPTAFIRANRPSK from the coding sequence ATGAATCGACTGGCAATTCCTTCTCTGCTTCTTCTTGTTCTCCAGATACTCGTTTCATTTAACTCAAGAACGGATTACCAAAGGCTGTTTTCAGAAAACCCTGATTTCATCTCAGATGGCTTCGACTTCCCTGTCGGACCACCCAATGCAAAAGGCTACTACAATGCTCAAGGATTTGGAAAGAACGATCATTTGGGTGATGATTGGAATGGAACCGGTGGCGGAAACTCAGACCTTGGCGACCCCATTTATGCCATCGCAAATGGCTATGTGGTTTCTACCGAAGAAAATGGCTTTGGTTGGGGAAATGTGATCCGTGTTGTCCACTACATCAAGGAGAAAGACCAATTGGTAGAATCCCTTTACGCTCATTGCGACACCATGCTGGTGAAATCTGGTACTTGGATAAAACGTGGTGATCAGATCGGAACCATCGGCAATGCAGATGGTGCTTACTGGGCGCACCTTCACTTGGAAATCCGAACCACCGTTGACATGGACCTTGGTGGAGGATATTCGGAGGAAACTACAGGTTTCACAGACCCGACCGCTTTCATTCGAGCGAATCGTCCGAGCAAGTGA
- a CDS encoding bifunctional oligoribonuclease/PAP phosphatase NrnA, with the protein MSKTDFTELKELLATPRKIAIVSHKSPDGDAIGSSLGLYHYLIAKGHEVAVIMPNDYPTFLKWMPGTQKVVLHEGNEKNAEALVNAAEVLFCLDFNSPDRAFGLEEVIQRSGNVKVMIDHHPQPSEFVDFMLSDTSACSTAELVHRFAGMMGDRIPNKESGECLYAGIMTDSGSFRFPNVTSETHRIVADLLDLGVRQDEVYNHIHNTSSEHRLRLLGYCLDDKLTVLKEYSTAFISLSLEEKKRFHFQQGDTEGTVNYPLSIEGVNFSAIFIEAEGYVKVSFRSIGQFDVNAFSRASFSGGGHRNAAGGRSDLSLQETIDKFVALVKENADKLNY; encoded by the coding sequence TTGAGCAAGACGGATTTTACTGAACTGAAGGAATTGTTGGCAACGCCCCGAAAGATTGCCATCGTGTCGCACAAGAGCCCAGATGGTGATGCCATCGGTTCCTCGTTGGGATTGTACCACTATCTCATCGCCAAAGGGCATGAGGTGGCGGTGATAATGCCCAACGATTACCCGACATTTTTGAAATGGATGCCAGGAACCCAGAAGGTGGTGCTGCATGAAGGGAATGAGAAGAACGCGGAGGCTTTGGTGAATGCAGCAGAGGTACTTTTCTGCTTGGATTTCAATTCACCTGACCGTGCCTTTGGTTTGGAGGAAGTGATTCAGCGGTCAGGGAATGTGAAGGTGATGATCGATCACCATCCGCAGCCGAGCGAGTTTGTGGATTTCATGCTTTCCGATACATCAGCCTGTTCAACCGCGGAGTTGGTACATCGCTTCGCGGGAATGATGGGCGACAGGATTCCGAACAAGGAATCGGGCGAATGTCTTTATGCGGGGATCATGACCGACAGCGGCAGTTTCCGCTTTCCGAATGTGACATCCGAAACGCACCGCATTGTGGCCGATCTGCTCGACCTCGGTGTAAGGCAGGATGAGGTTTACAACCACATTCACAACACCAGTTCTGAACATCGACTGCGGTTGCTCGGCTATTGTCTGGACGATAAACTGACGGTGCTGAAGGAGTATTCCACCGCGTTCATTTCGCTTTCGCTGGAAGAGAAGAAACGATTCCATTTTCAGCAGGGCGATACGGAAGGAACAGTGAACTACCCGCTTTCAATCGAGGGTGTGAACTTTTCGGCCATTTTTATTGAAGCAGAAGGATATGTGAAAGTTTCATTCCGCAGCATTGGCCAGTTTGATGTGAATGCGTTCTCACGTGCCAGTTTCTCAGGCGGTGGCCATCGCAATGCGGCTGGTGGTCGTTCGGATCTTTCGTTGCAGGAAACGATAGACAAATTTGTGGCGTTGGTAAAGGAGAACGCGGACAAACTGAATTACTGA
- a CDS encoding YbgC/FadM family acyl-CoA thioesterase produces the protein MFEHSTKIRTRYSEVDRMGYVYYGNYATYFEVGRVEAMRVLGISYAELEAQGIMMPVIRYEIDYKKPAFYDEELTIITRVKEVPRSRITFEYETWNAKGELLNTALTQLVFVDSETMRPQRAPEVIVEAARRYLVDGVD, from the coding sequence ATGTTTGAGCACAGCACGAAGATCCGAACGCGCTATTCGGAAGTGGATAGAATGGGGTATGTGTATTACGGCAACTACGCCACCTATTTTGAGGTGGGTCGCGTGGAGGCGATGCGCGTGCTGGGAATCAGCTATGCGGAGCTCGAAGCGCAGGGAATCATGATGCCTGTGATCCGTTACGAGATCGACTATAAGAAACCTGCGTTCTATGATGAAGAACTGACCATTATTACCCGCGTGAAGGAAGTTCCGCGTTCGCGGATCACATTCGAGTATGAGACTTGGAATGCGAAAGGCGAATTGCTGAATACGGCACTAACACAATTGGTTTTTGTGGATAGCGAAACCATGCGGCCTCAACGGGCGCCAGAGGTAATCGTAGAGGCTGCGAGGCGGTATTTGGTTGACGGAGTTGACTGA
- a CDS encoding low molecular weight phosphotyrosine protein phosphatase: MATPRVLMVCLGNICRSPMAEGILKHKAQQQGLDVFIDSAGTSNWHEGEQPDARAMAEMRSNNIDISYQRSRPFQVSDFDRFDHILVMDTSNRSNVLSLARNADDAAKVKLMLDYGNEVKGKSVPDPYYDDGFGRVFDLLDYACDVFIEEELK; encoded by the coding sequence ATGGCAACGCCTCGCGTGCTGATGGTATGTCTCGGAAATATTTGCCGAAGCCCAATGGCGGAAGGCATTCTCAAACACAAGGCCCAACAACAGGGCCTTGACGTTTTTATAGACAGTGCTGGAACAAGCAATTGGCATGAAGGCGAACAGCCCGATGCCCGTGCGATGGCAGAAATGCGTTCGAACAACATCGACATTTCCTACCAACGTTCGCGGCCTTTTCAAGTTTCTGATTTTGATCGATTCGACCACATTCTGGTGATGGACACTTCCAATCGCTCCAATGTGTTGAGCTTGGCGCGAAATGCCGATGATGCGGCCAAAGTGAAACTGATGCTTGATTATGGAAATGAAGTGAAGGGAAAGTCTGTTCCCGATCCATACTATGATGATGGCTTCGGGCGCGTGTTCGACCTGCTCGATTACGCCTGTGATGTGTTCATTGAAGAAGAACTGAAATGA
- the dnaA gene encoding chromosomal replication initiator protein DnaA, with amino-acid sequence MKKDCKEVWDNCLEVIRDNVPYQSYRTWFEPIVPVKLDGNVLTIQVPSQFFYEWLEEHYISLLKKTVKKELGTEGRLEYQIIMENAYNNSKPYSVRVPTNSATTKNQPVSMPLDLGRTDVIKNPFIIPGLKKVKVESQLNANYNFDNFIEGDCNRLARSAGYAVANKPGGTAFNPLLLYGGVGLGKTHLAHAIGIEIKEKHPNKTVLYVSSEKFTHQFIDAVKNNSHNDFVHFYQMIDVLIMDDVQFLAGKDKTQDVFFHIFNHLHQNGKQLVLTSDKAPVEMQGMEQRLLSRFKWGLAADLSAPELETRIAILHKKIYQDGIELPDEVLEYLAYSITTNIRELEGALISLLAQASLNKKSINLELAKQMIDKFVKNTAREISIDYIQKVVSDYFDMPIELMKSKTRKREVVQARQIAMFYAKNMTKASLATIGAQCGGKDHATVLHAYRTVNNLIETDKQFRGYISDLDKKIKLQ; translated from the coding sequence ATGAAGAAAGACTGTAAAGAGGTTTGGGACAATTGTTTGGAAGTAATCAGGGATAACGTTCCTTATCAGAGTTACAGAACGTGGTTTGAGCCTATCGTACCCGTAAAATTGGACGGGAACGTGCTGACCATTCAAGTGCCCAGCCAATTCTTTTACGAGTGGCTGGAGGAACATTACATCTCGCTGTTGAAAAAGACAGTGAAGAAAGAGCTTGGAACCGAGGGAAGACTGGAGTACCAGATCATTATGGAGAACGCTTACAACAACAGTAAGCCATACTCTGTGCGCGTACCGACCAACTCGGCAACCACCAAAAACCAACCTGTTTCCATGCCGCTTGACCTTGGCAGAACAGACGTGATCAAGAATCCGTTCATCATTCCAGGGTTGAAGAAAGTGAAGGTTGAATCGCAACTGAATGCGAACTACAATTTCGACAACTTCATTGAAGGAGATTGCAACCGTTTGGCACGCTCTGCGGGTTACGCGGTGGCCAACAAACCAGGCGGAACGGCTTTCAACCCACTCCTATTATATGGTGGTGTTGGATTGGGAAAAACCCACTTGGCTCATGCCATCGGTATCGAGATCAAGGAAAAGCATCCGAACAAGACCGTTCTGTACGTTTCGTCTGAAAAGTTCACGCACCAGTTCATTGATGCTGTGAAGAACAACAGCCACAATGACTTTGTACACTTCTATCAGATGATCGATGTGTTGATCATGGATGATGTGCAGTTCCTGGCTGGAAAAGACAAAACACAGGATGTGTTCTTCCACATCTTCAATCACTTGCACCAGAACGGAAAGCAGCTGGTGCTGACCAGCGACAAAGCACCCGTGGAAATGCAAGGCATGGAGCAACGATTGCTTTCCCGCTTCAAATGGGGCTTGGCCGCAGACCTTTCGGCTCCTGAGTTGGAAACCCGTATCGCCATCCTTCACAAGAAGATCTATCAGGATGGAATTGAACTTCCTGACGAAGTATTGGAATACCTCGCTTACAGCATCACCACCAACATCCGCGAACTGGAAGGGGCGTTGATATCGTTGCTTGCCCAAGCTTCGTTGAACAAGAAATCCATCAACTTGGAACTTGCCAAGCAGATGATCGACAAGTTCGTGAAGAACACCGCTCGCGAGATCAGCATCGATTACATTCAGAAAGTGGTGTCGGATTACTTTGATATGCCGATCGAGTTGATGAAGTCGAAAACACGCAAGCGCGAGGTTGTTCAGGCACGTCAGATCGCGATGTTCTATGCCAAGAACATGACCAAAGCGTCATTGGCAACGATCGGTGCACAATGCGGTGGAAAAGACCACGCAACCGTGCTTCACGCATACCGCACGGTGAACAACTTGATCGAGACCGACAAGCAGTTCCGTGGTTACATTTCTGACCTCGATAAGAAGATCAAACTCCAGTAA